From the Lathyrus oleraceus cultivar Zhongwan6 chromosome 3, CAAS_Psat_ZW6_1.0, whole genome shotgun sequence genome, the window ATACTATGAAACTCAACATCAAAGAGATAATGAGGAAGATTTATTATCCAAAAACCACTAATTTGAAACCAATGTCTCAACCGGTAAAAACAAAAGGTGCTCCTAAGAATGTCAAACCAACATCGAGTGGCAATTCAATGATGTGGTCTCCTTTGTATTTTGAACACGTTGACAAACTTTTTCCGGATTCTCCAacttcaaaatctcaaaaaaatattttcaaatgagCTAGCAAACGACCTCTTCACCACCTTTATCAAAAATCAAATTCATTGACGAGATGCCGatttttatgcacaaatacattGAACGGATCGTCAATGTTAAGGGTGACGGTAACTGCGGTTTTTGAGTTATTTCTTCTTTGCTCAGTAAAGGAGAGGAGGATCATCCATTCGTTCGCAAACAACTTATTAAAGATTTTAAGGGTCGTCAAGAATCATACACACGGCTATACAGGAAAAAAGAAAATTTTGATGCAATTCATGAATTTTTTATTTCTTGCATTAGCGGATCGACACCGGAGGAAAAATAAATGCGCTCCCCTAAAATGTGTCATCTTATAGCAAATGCGTATGAAATAGTGTGTATGGATCTAACAATATACGATTTCTCGAAAACATTTTTTCCACTGCACattatcccacctcaaaatccaaatgatcGCATTATGTGTATTAGGTGGCtttcaaaaatgcaaaaatttgTTCATGTTTATTTGAAATTGGGATGCCTATACTACATACATCACCAGAGTGGATAACTTATTCAATAAGGGGAGTTGAAACTTGGTCGGGTCATTTTTTGGATATGATGAATTCACCAAGTTTAGTGACATTGAAAGAGAAACAAATAAACAAAAGTCGAAGGCGTAACCACTCATACATATAGATTTAGACGGTGACGCATATTTGATTCATTTTAGTTTTTATTCAACAATGTATATGTGGTTAGACATGTATCGTATGTAATCTTATATTAACATTAATGATGTCAAATATATACATTTTCAAAGATTTCAATATATGTTTCAGTTTCTAAAATATTTCTCTATTTTCTATTCTAAAACAGACTATGTTTCAGAAACTGGTTTCTGTATGAATAATGTTGGATGATTCCGAAAATGCATTTTCGAACTCACCCTAATTTcaaaaaatttacaaaaaaaatagAGTGCGTCTGAAAATACATCTCCGGAATATTCCCTAGGACAAGATTGAATTTCAAAGGTCCATATTATCCTAAAAGTTGTATAAATATGGGTATCTCATCTCATATTTTTTTACAAAATCACATTACACCAAAATGAACATGAATTGGCATGTCGCATATGTCTACTACAACGACACAAAACCCTCAATTGAATTTAAGTTCACAGAGTACACCCCTCTTGTAGATCTAAATTTCATACTGGAGAATCTCCTAGAATACTCAGACAATCGAAGAATTGTGAAACTAGAGTACCGTTCACCCTCAATTGACAACGAAAGGAATATTCAATTCAAAACATTGAGCTGAAGACGGATGCGGATTTAAGGGTAATGTGAAATACATTTAACCGTTACGAAATAAAAGGTCTGATCGAGTTGGATGCGACAATTGCGAGATCGATCGAAGATATTATGAAGATGTTAAAACGTCCATCTTGATGTTGAAATGTATTGTTCGATTTATGTTAGTGATTATCTATGTAgtgttttgtttttttatatatGTCATAACAATTATCAATGTTAATTTATCTCAGTTTTTGCATCTGTTTCGTTTCTGCATTTGTTTCTGGTTCAGTAGGTTCTGAAAATGCACTTCTGTAAGACATACGGAGGTGCATTTTTAGATTAAATTTAGTCATATAATTTGGGTGTATCTCAAAAACTACTGAATTGTGGGTGATTGGGATGCACTCGAAAATACATTTTCGAATTCTATGAGTAGTTTTAATTTTTCACTAAGATGGAAAAACAATCCTTATAGAGGTGACACTCTTCAAAATCTCTCCACTCAATCACTACTTGTGTTTGAATCCTCCCTTTACATACTTCAACTTCTTCCTCGTAAGGATCTCATTAAGGTCCCCTATACATAACCGCTTATCACAAACCTAACCAAATAGATGTTGAATCAGTTttcaaatattattttatttttaaaattttaatattcGGGTTTGCGACCGACTATTCAAAAGGAATCAATTTCGCCATCTATTTGCAAGATTCCGTTTAAAGTCGGAACAAATAATTGTTCCGATATACTCCTAATCGTTCTAGACCATTTTCTTCTTCCTTTGATAAGCTCTTTCTTTCTTATATGGGAACGTAAATCAATGACATTCAATTTTGGTGTTGAGATATCTACATTCCAAGTCATTCCTCCTTCCTGTTGTTTCTTCCCCCTTTAACCTCATTTACCACCTTAGTCTTCCGAGAGCTTTCCACCTCTATCTCCCGTCCCTTTCCATTGCTTTTCTTCAAACCAACCAATTGTTGCTAGTTTCCCCCAAAAAAGGATGTTGATAGCTCATTTTCTTCAATGCTTTTATTTAAATAGCAATGCTTCTATTTCTATCaaaaattatttctaaaaaaacATTAATCATAAATAAACTATTGATCATTTTACGAAAAGAAAAAATACATAGAGAAAACAATTCTAATAACTATGATGGCACCATTCAATTAGTTTTGCCTAAGGGACAAAAATCTTAGGGCCAGCCCCTAATGCATCTACTTGTGCAATTAATTAAACAATGCCTTGCATAGCAAGATAAAGCTTTTTCACCCTTCCAATTCAAAAATCATAATCACATAATATAAACTATATTACCAAAAAAGAGATAACCTCACACACAAAAACTGTTTGGATATAGTTTATATATGTATTTATACAATGACTTGAGATAACCATGTGGTTATCTTAACCTATACAAGACCATATATAGGTATAAAATGTGACTCCACTTATATAGAAGAACTATAATAAACAAAAGTGCTACAAGTTTGTACAAAAATGTAATGGCAAGTATTTTCCTAAACGTGTTATAAACAGGTACATACACAGTTTAATGAAGGATCAGTGACTTTGAAGCCAATCCTGGATCGCGGAGCGAAGAGCGCGGTTGGGCACAAGACTCTGATGTGCAAGGGTGCTGTTTGTCATCGGTGAAGTGTCGTGACCACTGTCGAGCCATCCTCGGATAGCCTCGGCTTCGTAGGTAAAACCATCTGCAGCTACGTGTGGATCTCGCATGACTTCCTGCATAAGTATGAAGATCATGATCATAGGAAATTTTGTTAGATGATTGTTTTATATCCAAAAAAGCTTGTACAAAAAAATCATAGTATTTCATATGAGCTAGTTAGTTACCTGGAAGATTGGACAAATAAAATAGGAAGGAGGTTGGTGAGGTCCTTCAGAACTTAGGCCAAAAGAGTTTGTACCTCCAGAAGAAGCTCTCATTGCATCGAGTATCCTCCATACATCTGAATGAAGGTCCGGCCGGCTCTTCCGACTCATCTCACAGCACCGCAAAGCCAACCGGGCCAACTGCTCGGCCTGGACAAATGGCCAATCGCCGGCCAAAGGATCCAATAAAGATGTCAACTTTCCTGTATCGAGAGCATATTTCACTTCCTTAGTTATTCCTAAGGCTGGTCTTCCGGTCAACAATCTCAATAATATGATTCCGAATGAATAAACATCGGACTTTGGAGTGAGTTCGCCAGACGCAAGGAATTCGGGATCCATGTATACAAAAGTTCCCTTTGGATCGGTTCTCCAAAACAGCGTATTATTATTACTAGAATTCTCGAGATTTGATAATATGCGACAGATTCCAAAGTCACTAAGCTTACTGACAAGGTTTGCATCTAGGATGATATTGGAGGGTTTCAAGTCACCGTGCACTATGCTGTGAGGTTTACTCGAATGAAGAAAGATGAGAGCGGAGCAGAGTTCAGCAGCAAGGCGAATCCGCGTTTGCCATGATAAGGGATGTGTGTTATCCTTGCACGCAAGACGGTCTTCAAGACTTCCGTTTGGTAAATACTCGTAGACAAGAGACCAGGATTCCGGGCAGGCTCCTATAAGAGTGATAAGATTGGGGTGCCTGAGCTTACTCAATACATCCACCTGATacaaaaaaaacacaaaaatgGTGTCAAAATCAAATCATTTCCCGAAAAAATGGAGGGttaaatttcttttaaaattgtCACAAATTTCATGCCATCTTCACCTCCTGCTGAAACTCCAAGGGTCCTTGCATGCTGTTGGCGTGCAAAATTTTTATAGCAACTTCGGTATGACGGAGGACACCTTTATATATATTTCCATATCCACCTTCTCCGATCTTTCGGGATGGATCAAAATTACTTGTTGCTTCTTCGATTTCTGAAAAGGAGAATTCCGAGAACAACTGAGATACATGAGTGCTCGAGCCCTCTCCTTGTTTTTTCCTTAAACCTTCAGCCTCTCTTAATGCATTATCGCGCTGTATCTGCAATTCATCTCGTTCGTTCTTGTAGCTTTGTAACAGCTCCACGGCagatataattttcttctctAACTCCTGTATCATAACTTCAGACGACGCAAGTTGACTCTCTAGCGATGACTTCAAATCCACAGCAAGTTGAAGTTCTTCCTTAACTTTGTCTCTCTGGCTCGTCATTCTCTCGAGTTCTTCTTTCTCCTTTTTTAATTCTTCCTCCGCCATTTTTCTCAGATTCAACTCCTCTGTATATAAGCTTTCAGATGTTTTAGCCTGTTGATCGGATGGTTCAAACATCGAAAAAGGATTAGAGCACGCATCACGTAGCTATATCGACACGTGATTACCTAACAAACTTATCAACTTACTAACTCTTAACAGACACATTCAACAACAGATCATTTACCCTGCGTATAGCTTCAATGGCATCTTTTTCAGCTTTTCCGCGCCTAAAAGTTTCTTGATATGCATGTCGAGTAGCATTATTAGCCTCAGACATAGCCTGTTCAAGTTGGTCA encodes:
- the LOC127127081 gene encoding U-box domain-containing protein 33 isoform X2, with the translated sequence MAVVTTPVPATIQRTGSMSSVREVGGEIEEEPNTAVVDEAIYVAVSKDVKESKVNLIWAIQNSGGKRICILFVHVPATMIPLMGAKFPASSLKEQEVRAYREIERQNMHKTLDEYLRICHRMGVRAEKLHIEMDNIERGIIELISQHGIRKLIMGAASDRNYSRRLMDLKSKKAIHVCEQAPASCHIQFICKGHLIHTRDRSLNERSLEVASPLVQQVPNSVRSLRSQSVTLGEIPMTDSFGSIQELFRRVRSANDGQRASITTDSSPIDTVGFSTPSNRRGTDVSSDESDRLSRMSPSGLSTCSDSVVEPTLTPNSVAESSENALDLTFSRMVIKEDLHRLSPPSVLDGGVNDTLYDQLEQAMSEANNATRHAYQETFRRGKAEKDAIEAIRRAKTSESLYTEELNLRKMAEEELKKEKEELERMTSQRDKVKEELQLAVDLKSSLESQLASSEVMIQELEKKIISAVELLQSYKNERDELQIQRDNALREAEGLRKKQGEGSSTHVSQLFSEFSFSEIEEATSNFDPSRKIGEGGYGNIYKGVLRHTEVAIKILHANSMQGPLEFQQEVDVLSKLRHPNLITLIGACPESWSLVYEYLPNGSLEDRLACKDNTHPLSWQTRIRLAAELCSALIFLHSSKPHSIVHGDLKPSNIILDANLVSKLSDFGICRILSNLENSSNNNTLFWRTDPKGTFVYMDPEFLASGELTPKSDVYSFGIILLRLLTGRPALGITKEVKYALDTGKLTSLLDPLAGDWPFVQAEQLARLALRCCEMSRKSRPDLHSDVWRILDAMRASSGGTNSFGLSSEGPHQPPSYFICPIFQEVMRDPHVAADGFTYEAEAIRGWLDSGHDTSPMTNSTLAHQSLVPNRALRSAIQDWLQSH
- the LOC127127081 gene encoding U-box domain-containing protein 33 isoform X1, encoding MAVVTTPVPATIQRTGSMSSVREVGGEIEEEPNTAVVDEAIYVAVSKDVKESKVNLIWAIQNSGGKRICILFVHVPATMIPLMGAKFPASSLKEQEVRAYREIERQNMHKTLDEYLRICHRMGVRAEKLHIEMDNIERGIIELISQHGIRKLIMGAASDRNYSRRLMDLKSKKAIHVCEQAPASCHIQFICKGHLIHTRDRSLNERSLEVASPLVQQVPNSVRSLRSQSVTLGEIPMTDSFGSIQELFRRVRSANDGQRASITTDSSPIDTVGFSTPSNRRGTDVSSDESDRLSRMSPSGLSTCSDSVVEPTLTPNSVAESSENALDLTFSRMVIKEDLHRLSPPSVLQDGGVNDTLYDQLEQAMSEANNATRHAYQETFRRGKAEKDAIEAIRRAKTSESLYTEELNLRKMAEEELKKEKEELERMTSQRDKVKEELQLAVDLKSSLESQLASSEVMIQELEKKIISAVELLQSYKNERDELQIQRDNALREAEGLRKKQGEGSSTHVSQLFSEFSFSEIEEATSNFDPSRKIGEGGYGNIYKGVLRHTEVAIKILHANSMQGPLEFQQEVDVLSKLRHPNLITLIGACPESWSLVYEYLPNGSLEDRLACKDNTHPLSWQTRIRLAAELCSALIFLHSSKPHSIVHGDLKPSNIILDANLVSKLSDFGICRILSNLENSSNNNTLFWRTDPKGTFVYMDPEFLASGELTPKSDVYSFGIILLRLLTGRPALGITKEVKYALDTGKLTSLLDPLAGDWPFVQAEQLARLALRCCEMSRKSRPDLHSDVWRILDAMRASSGGTNSFGLSSEGPHQPPSYFICPIFQEVMRDPHVAADGFTYEAEAIRGWLDSGHDTSPMTNSTLAHQSLVPNRALRSAIQDWLQSH